In one Pseudomonas sp. 31-12 genomic region, the following are encoded:
- a CDS encoding metal ABC transporter permease, which yields MSYEAFRLMVQGWASSGYLPEALAYGFVVNALLAGLLIGPVLGGLGTLVVVKRFAFFSEAVGHAALTGVAIGILLGEPYTGPYGSLFGYCLLFGILLNYLRNRTGLAPDTLIGVFLSVSLALGASLLLILAGKINVHILENVLFGSVLTVNGNDLLVLAIVGSLVMALALPLYNRIMLASFNPQLAAVRGVAVKTLDYLFVILVTLITVAAVKVIGAILVGALLVIPAAAARLLSQSLKGFFWCSVLIATVSTLCGILAPIVFDLPIPSGAAIILVAGIAFALAAIARGVVPSLKGNLG from the coding sequence ATGAGTTATGAAGCCTTTCGTTTGATGGTCCAGGGCTGGGCGTCCTCGGGTTACCTGCCCGAAGCGTTGGCCTACGGCTTTGTGGTCAACGCGCTGCTCGCCGGCTTGCTGATCGGCCCGGTACTGGGCGGCTTGGGCACGCTGGTGGTGGTCAAACGCTTCGCGTTTTTCTCCGAAGCGGTGGGTCACGCGGCACTGACCGGCGTGGCCATCGGCATCCTGCTCGGCGAACCTTACACCGGGCCTTACGGCAGCCTGTTCGGTTACTGCCTGCTGTTCGGCATCCTGCTTAATTACCTGCGCAACCGCACCGGGCTCGCGCCGGATACGTTGATCGGCGTGTTTCTCTCGGTGTCGCTGGCGCTGGGCGCGAGCCTGCTGCTGATCCTCGCGGGCAAGATCAACGTGCACATCCTCGAAAACGTGCTGTTCGGTTCGGTGCTGACGGTCAACGGTAATGATCTGCTGGTGCTGGCCATCGTCGGCTCACTGGTCATGGCGCTGGCCTTGCCGCTGTACAACCGCATCATGCTCGCCAGTTTCAACCCGCAACTGGCGGCGGTACGCGGTGTGGCGGTGAAGACCCTGGATTATCTGTTTGTGATTCTGGTGACCCTGATCACCGTGGCCGCGGTGAAAGTCATCGGCGCGATCCTGGTCGGTGCGCTGCTGGTGATTCCGGCCGCGGCGGCACGCTTGCTCAGCCAGTCGCTGAAGGGTTTCTTCTGGTGCTCGGTGTTGATCGCCACGGTCAGCACGCTGTGCGGGATCCTCGCGCCAATCGTCTTCGACCTGCCTATTCCGTCCGGTGCCGCGATCATTCTGGTGGCCGGTATCGCCTTCGCCCTCGCCGCCATTGCGCGTGGCGTCGTCCCAAGCCTGAAAGGGAATCTCGGATAA
- a CDS encoding metal ABC transporter solute-binding protein, Zn/Mn family → MSFSLRQLTLAVALSGLVTTTFAADTKPLRVLASLPITYGLGEVLLKGTDVSLERAAPANLPGSRQTAYFTGRGAPALAKLATDADAVIGLRSLWADDPLYPISRRSNIRIVEVDAARPVDGALPGIAVQPGNKVDGLNSQPWFSSNNMGRMADVMAADLVRLAPKAKPAIEANLAALKQRLLKLSADSEARLASADNLSVMSLSDHFGYLIGGLNLELIGLDARPDAEWTPEALKQLGATLKDNDVAVVLHHRQPSEAVKAVIAEAGSRLVVLSVDAADPVAELEGNVDLVIKGLSGV, encoded by the coding sequence ATGTCTTTTTCTCTGCGTCAATTGACCCTGGCCGTCGCCCTGAGCGGGCTGGTCACTACCACCTTTGCGGCGGACACAAAACCACTGCGCGTGCTGGCGTCCTTGCCCATCACTTACGGGTTGGGCGAAGTCCTGCTCAAGGGCACCGACGTCAGTCTTGAGCGTGCCGCGCCGGCAAACCTGCCGGGCAGCCGCCAGACTGCGTACTTCACCGGTCGTGGCGCTCCGGCGCTGGCCAAACTGGCGACCGACGCCGATGCGGTGATCGGTCTGCGTTCGCTGTGGGCGGATGATCCGCTGTACCCGATTTCCCGGCGCAGCAATATTCGTATCGTCGAAGTCGACGCCGCCCGCCCGGTGGACGGCGCCCTGCCCGGCATCGCCGTGCAGCCGGGCAACAAGGTCGACGGGTTGAACAGCCAGCCGTGGTTTTCCAGCAACAACATGGGGCGGATGGCAGATGTGATGGCGGCGGACCTGGTGCGCCTGGCGCCCAAGGCCAAGCCTGCGATCGAGGCCAACCTGGCGGCGTTGAAGCAGCGTTTGCTCAAGCTCAGTGCGGACAGCGAAGCGCGATTGGCCAGCGCCGATAACCTAAGTGTGATGAGCCTGAGCGATCACTTTGGCTACCTGATCGGCGGGCTGAACCTGGAGCTGATCGGCCTCGATGCGCGGCCGGATGCCGAGTGGACACCTGAAGCGCTGAAGCAATTGGGCGCGACGCTGAAAGACAATGACGTGGCGGTGGTGTTGCATCATCGCCAGCCGTCGGAGGCGGTGAAAGCGGTGATTGCCGAGGCTGGCAGTCGGTTGGTGGTGTTGAGTGTCGATGCGGCGGATCCCGTGGCGGAGCTGGAAGGGAATGTGGATCTGGTGATCAAGGGGTTGAGCGGGGTTTAA
- a CDS encoding MbtH family protein produces MTSVFDREDILFQVVVNHEEQYSIWPDYKALPAGWRTVGKSGLKKECLAYIEETWTDMRPLSLRQKMDEQAAVAN; encoded by the coding sequence ATGACGTCAGTATTCGACCGCGAGGACATCCTCTTTCAGGTCGTGGTCAACCACGAAGAGCAATACTCGATCTGGCCCGACTACAAAGCCTTGCCAGCCGGCTGGCGCACCGTGGGCAAGAGCGGCCTGAAAAAGGAATGCCTGGCCTACATCGAAGAAACCTGGACCGATATGCGCCCGCTGAGCTTGCGCCAGAAGATGGACGAGCAGGCGGCTGTGGCGAACTAA
- a CDS encoding aspartate aminotransferase family protein, with product MSVATSLMEDQSARITPAPAETLYQFNESPLLARQNQQESNARSYPRRIPLALKRAKGIYVEDVEGRRFIDCLAGAGTLALGHNHPVVIEAIQQVLTDELPLHTLDLTTPVKDQFVQDLFGLLPPALAAQAKIQFCGPTGTDAVEAALKLVRTATGRSTVLSFQGGYHGMSQGALSLMGSLGPKKPLGALLSNGVQFMPYPYDYRCPFGLGGAQGVKVNLSYLENLLNDPEAGVQLPAAVIVEAVQGEGGVIPADLDWLRGLRRITEQAGVALVVDEIQSGFARTGKMFAFEHAGIIPDVVVMSKAIGGSLPLAVVVYRDWLDTWLPGAHAGTFRGNQMAMAAGSAVMRYLTEHKVCEHAAAMGERLSEHLRILQRDFPQLGDIRGRGLMLGVELVDPTGTPDALGHPPIFGRLAPLVQRECLKRGLILELGGRHGGVVRFLPPLVITAAEIDRVAEIFGRAMAAATVSL from the coding sequence ATGTCAGTCGCTACCAGCCTTATGGAAGATCAGTCGGCCCGGATCACCCCGGCGCCGGCCGAGACGCTTTATCAGTTCAACGAATCGCCGCTGCTGGCCCGTCAAAACCAGCAGGAATCGAATGCCCGCAGCTACCCGCGGCGCATTCCCCTGGCGCTCAAACGCGCCAAGGGCATTTATGTTGAAGATGTCGAAGGCCGCCGTTTCATCGACTGCCTGGCTGGTGCCGGGACCTTGGCCCTGGGGCATAACCATCCGGTGGTGATCGAAGCGATTCAGCAGGTGCTGACCGATGAGTTGCCGCTGCACACCCTCGACCTGACGACGCCGGTCAAGGACCAGTTCGTCCAGGACCTGTTCGGTCTGCTGCCACCGGCCCTGGCCGCGCAAGCGAAGATCCAGTTCTGTGGCCCGACCGGCACCGACGCGGTGGAAGCCGCGCTGAAACTGGTGCGCACCGCCACCGGGCGCAGCACTGTGTTGTCGTTTCAGGGCGGTTATCACGGCATGAGCCAGGGCGCGCTGAGCCTGATGGGCAGCCTGGGGCCGAAAAAGCCATTGGGCGCCTTGCTCAGCAACGGCGTGCAGTTCATGCCGTATCCCTACGATTACCGCTGCCCGTTCGGACTCGGCGGCGCGCAAGGGGTGAAGGTCAACCTCAGCTACCTGGAAAACCTGCTGAATGATCCCGAGGCCGGCGTGCAATTGCCGGCGGCCGTGATCGTCGAAGCAGTGCAGGGCGAGGGCGGGGTGATCCCGGCCGATCTGGATTGGCTGCGCGGCCTGCGACGTATCACCGAACAGGCCGGCGTGGCGCTGGTCGTCGATGAAATCCAGAGCGGTTTTGCCCGCACCGGCAAGATGTTCGCCTTCGAGCATGCCGGGATTATTCCAGACGTGGTGGTGATGTCCAAAGCCATCGGTGGCAGTCTGCCGCTCGCAGTCGTGGTTTACCGCGACTGGCTCGACACCTGGCTGCCGGGCGCCCATGCCGGGACCTTCCGCGGCAATCAGATGGCCATGGCCGCGGGTTCTGCGGTGATGCGTTACCTGACCGAACACAAGGTCTGCGAGCACGCCGCCGCGATGGGCGAGCGATTGAGCGAGCACCTGCGCATTCTGCAGCGGGACTTCCCGCAACTGGGCGACATTCGCGGTCGCGGCTTGATGCTCGGCGTTGAACTGGTCGATCCGACGGGCACACCTGATGCACTGGGTCATCCGCCGATCTTTGGGCGCCTGGCACCACTGGTGCAGCGTGAATGCCTCAAGCGCGGGTTGATTCTTGAGCTGGGCGGGCGTCATGGCGGCGTGGTGCGTTTCCTGCCGCCGCTGGTGATTACCGCTGCGGAAATCGATCGAGTAGCGGAGATTTTTGGCCGGGCCATGGCTGCTGCCACTGTAAGCCTCTAA
- a CDS encoding GNAT family N-acetyltransferase has product MDASIHICKATPADAGIISRIVERSIRVGCALDHRNDPRTVATWTHNKTIEHVQPWLADQRLYLNIALLQDKPVGVAMAAISGKVAFCYVQPEWFRRGAGEALVHDLEGWLIHQGLAQARLNSTRTSEAFYRHLGYRPCAETFTVAGLHAIPMHKALTPPS; this is encoded by the coding sequence ATGGATGCATCGATTCACATCTGCAAGGCAACCCCCGCCGACGCCGGCATCATCAGCCGGATCGTCGAGCGTTCCATTCGCGTCGGCTGCGCGCTCGACCACCGCAACGACCCGCGAACCGTCGCCACCTGGACCCACAACAAAACCATCGAACACGTGCAGCCCTGGCTGGCCGACCAACGGTTGTACCTGAACATCGCCCTGTTGCAGGACAAACCGGTCGGTGTCGCCATGGCGGCAATCAGTGGCAAGGTCGCGTTCTGCTACGTGCAGCCGGAATGGTTTCGTCGCGGTGCCGGAGAGGCGCTGGTTCACGACCTCGAAGGCTGGTTGATCCATCAGGGGCTGGCTCAGGCACGGCTCAACAGCACCCGCACCAGCGAGGCTTTTTACCGTCATTTGGGCTACCGGCCTTGCGCCGAAACCTTCACCGTCGCCGGGCTCCACGCCATCCCCATGCACAAAGCGCTGACACCGCCCTCATAG
- a CDS encoding ATP-binding protein, with amino-acid sequence MMSLRLRLSLTLGAAFALIWALAAAWMLSDLRNQMMFSLDQRLVASARMVAGLMEQLPALPSKGEGTHFSAEQLNIPGGMACQVSSLRGEILARSHTDPQQTLEAEKMGFHDQMIDGAPWRSFTLARGDLRITTADRQIEREALNMSILLAASVPVGVALLGCLCLLWLGIGQGLAPLNRMRDALMRRSADSLEPLQIQPLPSELQPLLDTQNQLFQRIGKTIERERRLTGDAAHELRSPLTAIKTHLQVARMTDGAARDQSLARAEEGADRMHRTLEQLLLLARVEGSLSFDDGVQCSAEQVAKLAIQDAASGDRRRIKLKMPAKFSDAPVQMPAVLSIAALRNLLDNALRHTPGDGSVELSLETTGSRARFLVRDHGPGIAEDDLQHLTQRFWRNGQSTGCGLGLAIVQAIVQRCGCTLHFDSRPDGLRVELTMPLQPL; translated from the coding sequence GTGATGAGCCTGCGTTTGCGCCTGAGCCTGACGCTCGGCGCCGCTTTTGCGTTGATCTGGGCCCTGGCCGCAGCCTGGATGCTCAGCGATCTGCGCAACCAGATGATGTTTTCCCTCGACCAGCGGCTGGTGGCGTCGGCGCGCATGGTCGCCGGCCTGATGGAGCAATTGCCGGCGTTGCCGAGCAAGGGCGAGGGCACCCACTTCAGCGCTGAGCAATTGAATATTCCGGGTGGCATGGCCTGCCAGGTCAGCTCGTTGCGCGGCGAAATCCTCGCCCGCAGTCACACTGACCCGCAACAAACTCTCGAAGCCGAGAAAATGGGCTTCCACGATCAGATGATCGACGGCGCGCCGTGGCGCAGCTTTACCTTGGCCCGCGGTGATTTGCGTATCACCACCGCTGACCGGCAGATCGAGCGTGAGGCGCTGAACATGTCGATCCTGCTGGCCGCTTCGGTGCCGGTGGGCGTGGCGTTGCTTGGCTGCCTGTGCCTGTTGTGGTTGGGGATCGGTCAGGGGCTGGCACCGCTGAACCGGATGCGCGATGCCTTGATGCGCCGCAGTGCCGATTCGCTGGAACCCTTGCAGATCCAGCCGCTGCCCAGCGAGCTTCAACCGTTGCTGGACACTCAGAATCAGCTGTTCCAGCGCATCGGCAAGACCATTGAGCGCGAACGCCGCTTGACCGGCGACGCGGCCCACGAATTGCGCAGCCCGCTGACGGCGATCAAAACCCACCTGCAAGTGGCGCGCATGACCGACGGCGCGGCCCGGGATCAGTCCCTGGCCCGGGCCGAAGAGGGCGCCGACCGCATGCACCGCACGCTGGAACAATTGCTGTTGCTGGCGCGGGTCGAGGGCAGTCTGTCGTTCGATGACGGCGTGCAATGCAGCGCCGAGCAAGTGGCAAAACTGGCGATTCAGGATGCGGCCAGCGGTGATCGTCGGCGCATCAAGCTGAAAATGCCGGCGAAGTTCTCCGATGCACCGGTGCAAATGCCCGCGGTCCTGTCGATCGCCGCATTGCGTAACTTGTTGGACAACGCCCTGCGCCATACCCCGGGGGACGGATCGGTGGAGCTGAGCCTGGAAACCACCGGCAGTCGCGCACGCTTTCTGGTCCGCGACCACGGCCCGGGCATTGCTGAAGACGATCTGCAACACCTGACCCAACGTTTCTGGCGCAACGGCCAGAGCACCGGCTGCGGATTGGGCCTGGCGATTGTCCAGGCAATTGTCCAGCGGTGCGGCTGCACCTTGCATTTCGACAGCCGCCCGGATGGGTTGCGGGTTGAGCTGACCATGCCGTTGCAACCCCTCTAA
- a CDS encoding response regulator, whose product MHVLVCEDDELIASGIVAGLTAQGLTVEHVATASSARAMLKVAEFDVMVLDLGLPDEDGLKLLQQLRHSGLEIPVLILTARDSVTDRVDGLQAGADDYLLKPFDLRELAARLHTLLRRVAGRSVNLIEHGSLTYDPSSRETMLGGQSVDLSRREQSLLQALLHNRGRVLSTEQLKDSVYGFNDELESNALNVHIHHLRRKLGNGIVETVRGLGYRLGPADGGEELKK is encoded by the coding sequence ATGCATGTACTGGTTTGCGAAGACGATGAGCTGATCGCCAGCGGCATTGTTGCGGGCCTGACCGCGCAAGGCCTGACCGTCGAGCACGTCGCCACGGCGTCGTCTGCACGAGCAATGCTCAAGGTGGCTGAGTTCGACGTCATGGTGCTCGACCTTGGCCTTCCCGATGAGGATGGCCTGAAGCTGTTGCAGCAGTTGCGTCACAGTGGCCTGGAGATTCCGGTGCTGATTCTTACTGCGCGGGACTCGGTCACCGACCGCGTCGATGGCTTGCAGGCCGGCGCCGACGATTACCTGCTCAAGCCGTTCGATCTGCGTGAACTCGCCGCGCGCCTGCACACGTTGTTGCGACGAGTGGCGGGTCGTAGCGTCAACCTGATCGAGCATGGCAGTCTGACCTACGACCCGAGCAGCCGGGAAACCATGCTCGGCGGTCAGTCCGTCGACCTTTCGCGTCGTGAACAATCGCTGTTGCAGGCCTTGTTGCATAACCGTGGCCGGGTGCTGTCCACCGAACAGTTGAAGGACAGCGTCTACGGTTTCAACGATGAGCTGGAAAGCAACGCCCTCAACGTGCATATCCATCATCTGCGGCGCAAACTCGGCAATGGCATTGTCGAGACCGTGCGCGGCCTGGGTTATCGCCTGGGGCCGGCCGATGGCGGCGAGGAACTGAAAAAGTGA
- the dsbD gene encoding protein-disulfide reductase DsbD, which produces MRRLFLFFVLLISGVAQAGTNPFDTKPEFLPVEKAFVFTSERLESGETQLYWQITDGYYLYQKRLKFEGLPPEQHPPLPEGEAHSDEFFGEQQVYRQGLELKIPAGATGQIKVGFQGCADAGLCYPPQTQVVDLGGSVAVTTNEAPDQALASGLQQRALGWSLLVFFGLGLLLAFTPCSLPMLPILAGLIVGSGATPKRGFALATSYVVSMALVYAAMGVLAALLGANLQALLQNPWLLGSFAAIFVLLALPMFGFFELQLPVAVRDRLENVSRNQRGGSLIGAGVLGALSGLLVGPCMTAPLAGALLYIAQSGNALHGGLILFAMGIGIGVPLLLLVTVGNRFLPKPGAWMNLLKGIFGFLFLATALLMLRPVLDQSLWIGLCGALLLIAAYSAWKQSEGFGRVAHLFGASALLLGIWGGLLLIGAAGGGDDLLKPLQVYSASASSGNAARPTGHEAFTTINSPQALQQELDAAQAKGQWVLLDYYADWCVSCKVMEKQVFGKAKVMEALSDVRLLRLDVTADNAASRELLGRYKVPGPPSFLWIGADGQERRSQRITGEVDADTFLQRWTTTRDAR; this is translated from the coding sequence ATGCGTCGACTGTTTTTGTTTTTTGTTCTCTTGATCTCGGGTGTGGCCCAGGCAGGGACCAATCCGTTCGATACCAAACCTGAATTCCTGCCAGTGGAAAAGGCCTTTGTCTTTACTTCCGAGCGGCTTGAATCGGGTGAAACACAGCTCTATTGGCAGATTACCGACGGCTATTACCTTTATCAGAAACGCCTGAAATTCGAGGGGTTGCCCCCGGAGCAGCATCCGCCATTACCTGAAGGCGAAGCCCACAGTGATGAGTTCTTCGGCGAACAACAGGTCTATCGCCAAGGCCTGGAGCTGAAGATTCCGGCGGGCGCCACCGGTCAGATCAAGGTGGGCTTCCAGGGCTGTGCCGATGCCGGTTTGTGTTATCCGCCGCAAACCCAGGTCGTGGATCTGGGCGGCAGCGTCGCGGTCACCACCAACGAAGCACCGGATCAAGCCCTGGCCAGCGGCCTGCAACAACGGGCGCTGGGCTGGAGCTTGCTGGTGTTCTTCGGTCTGGGCCTGTTGCTGGCCTTCACCCCTTGCTCGTTGCCGATGTTGCCAATTCTAGCCGGGTTGATCGTCGGCAGTGGTGCCACGCCCAAACGTGGTTTCGCCCTGGCGACCAGCTACGTGGTGAGCATGGCGCTGGTGTATGCGGCGATGGGCGTGCTGGCTGCGTTGCTCGGGGCGAACCTTCAGGCGCTGTTGCAGAACCCGTGGCTGCTGGGCAGTTTCGCGGCGATCTTTGTCCTGCTGGCGTTGCCGATGTTCGGTTTCTTCGAGCTGCAACTGCCGGTGGCGGTGCGTGATCGGCTGGAAAATGTGTCGCGCAACCAGCGTGGCGGCAGTTTGATCGGTGCCGGTGTGCTGGGTGCCTTGTCGGGGTTGCTGGTCGGCCCGTGCATGACCGCGCCCTTGGCCGGCGCTCTGCTCTACATCGCACAAAGCGGCAATGCGCTGCATGGTGGGCTGATTCTGTTCGCCATGGGCATCGGCATTGGTGTGCCGTTGTTGTTGCTGGTGACCGTGGGTAATCGCTTCCTGCCCAAACCCGGCGCCTGGATGAACCTGCTCAAAGGCATCTTCGGTTTCCTGTTCCTCGCCACTGCGCTGTTGATGCTGCGTCCGGTGCTGGATCAATCGCTGTGGATCGGTTTGTGCGGCGCCTTGCTGCTGATCGCCGCCTACAGTGCCTGGAAACAGTCGGAAGGTTTCGGTCGCGTCGCCCATCTGTTCGGCGCCAGTGCGCTGTTGCTCGGGATCTGGGGCGGTCTGCTGCTGATCGGCGCCGCCGGTGGCGGTGATGATTTGCTCAAGCCGTTGCAGGTCTACAGCGCCTCAGCTTCTTCCGGTAATGCCGCTCGCCCGACCGGCCATGAGGCGTTCACCACGATCAACAGTCCGCAAGCGCTGCAACAGGAACTGGACGCCGCCCAGGCCAAAGGCCAATGGGTGTTGCTGGACTACTACGCCGACTGGTGTGTGTCGTGCAAGGTCATGGAAAAACAGGTGTTCGGCAAAGCCAAAGTGATGGAGGCGCTGAGCGATGTGCGCTTGCTACGGCTGGACGTGACCGCCGACAATGCCGCCAGCCGCGAACTGCTCGGCCGTTATAAAGTGCCGGGGCCACCGAGTTTTCTGTGGATCGGCGCGGACGGCCAGGAGCGTCGCAGCCAGCGCATCACCGGCGAGGTTGATGCCGACACCTTCCTGCAACGTTGGACCACCACCCGAGACGCCCGTTAA
- a CDS encoding TlpA disulfide reductase family protein has protein sequence MLTFTLGTFAIALNHLLLISALALATFVGWRVAKRGGENPESALFSLFLLGMLAARVGFVVAYWAHYRNDPWQIIDLRDGGFLAWPGVIVLLLTALYRGWRRPGLRRPLGFGVASGLAFWLLATFSLSIYEQGTRLPEIALRNAAGETVQLADYKGGPLVINLWATWCPPCRREMPVLENAQQQRPDLTFLFVNQAESMQSVSTFLETQGLSLTNVLFDGSGRLGQAVGSMALPTTLFYSPDGRLLGSHLGELSDASLARALENFDTPSPAVPATSSRKLPCPASATC, from the coding sequence ATGCTGACCTTTACCCTCGGCACCTTTGCCATCGCGCTTAACCATTTGCTGCTGATCAGTGCTTTGGCGCTGGCGACATTTGTCGGCTGGCGGGTGGCCAAGCGTGGTGGCGAAAACCCGGAGTCGGCGCTGTTCAGCCTGTTTTTGCTGGGCATGCTGGCGGCGCGGGTCGGTTTTGTGGTCGCCTATTGGGCCCACTATCGCAACGATCCGTGGCAGATCATCGACTTGCGCGATGGCGGTTTCCTCGCCTGGCCCGGGGTGATCGTGCTGCTGCTCACCGCGTTGTACCGCGGCTGGCGTCGCCCCGGTTTGCGCCGCCCGCTGGGTTTCGGCGTGGCGAGCGGATTGGCGTTCTGGCTGCTGGCGACTTTTTCCCTGAGCATTTACGAACAAGGCACGCGCCTGCCGGAGATCGCCCTGCGCAATGCCGCCGGCGAAACCGTGCAACTGGCGGATTACAAGGGCGGGCCACTGGTGATCAACCTCTGGGCCACTTGGTGCCCGCCATGCCGCCGGGAAATGCCGGTGCTGGAAAACGCCCAGCAACAGCGCCCGGACCTGACCTTCCTGTTCGTCAATCAGGCCGAAAGCATGCAAAGCGTCAGCACCTTCCTCGAAACCCAGGGCCTGAGCCTGACCAACGTGCTGTTCGACGGCAGCGGTCGATTGGGTCAGGCCGTGGGTTCCATGGCGTTGCCGACTACGCTGTTCTATAGCCCCGACGGTCGATTGCTGGGCAGCCACCTGGGCGAACTCTCGGATGCCAGCCTGGCCCGCGCCCTGGAAAACTTCGACACCCCTTCTCCTGCCGTACCGGCCACCTCTTCAAGGAAACTGCCATGCCCCGCCTCCGCCACCTGCTGA
- the dsbG gene encoding thiol:disulfide interchange protein DsbG codes for MPRLRHLLTLTLGAALLHLPSVQAAEELPEAIKKIEAKGAKIVGQFDAPDGLRGYAAQYQNRGMALYLTPDGKHVLLGNLYDAEGNDLSSAPLQKLVYAPMSKEVWGKMEASNWIGDGKKDAPRIVYLFSDPNCPYCNMFWEQARPWVNAGKVQLRHIMVGIIREDSPGKSAALLAAKDPSKALEDHEKSGKGSSLKALKDVPPAIQAKLAANMQLMEDLELQATPAIFYMDDKGELQQQQGAPSPDKLVKILGPK; via the coding sequence ATGCCCCGCCTCCGCCACCTGCTGACGCTGACTTTAGGCGCAGCGTTGCTGCACCTGCCGTCGGTGCAGGCCGCCGAAGAATTGCCTGAAGCGATCAAGAAGATCGAAGCCAAGGGCGCCAAAATCGTTGGTCAGTTCGACGCGCCGGACGGTTTGCGCGGTTATGCCGCGCAGTACCAGAACCGCGGCATGGCGCTGTACCTGACCCCGGACGGCAAGCATGTGCTGCTGGGCAATCTGTACGACGCCGAGGGCAATGACCTGAGCAGCGCGCCGTTGCAGAAACTGGTCTACGCACCGATGTCCAAGGAAGTCTGGGGCAAGATGGAAGCCAGCAACTGGATCGGCGACGGCAAAAAAGACGCGCCACGCATCGTCTATCTGTTTAGCGATCCTAACTGCCCTTACTGCAACATGTTCTGGGAACAGGCGCGGCCGTGGGTGAATGCCGGCAAAGTGCAGTTGCGGCACATCATGGTCGGGATCATTCGCGAAGACAGCCCGGGCAAATCCGCCGCGCTGCTGGCCGCCAAGGACCCGAGCAAGGCCCTGGAAGATCACGAAAAATCCGGCAAGGGCAGTTCGCTCAAAGCCTTGAAAGACGTGCCGCCGGCGATTCAGGCGAAACTCGCGGCGAACATGCAGCTGATGGAAGACCTGGAGCTGCAGGCCACCCCGGCGATTTTCTACATGGACGACAAGGGCGAGCTGCAACAACAGCAAGGCGCGCCTTCGCCGGACAAGTTGGTGAAGATTCTCGGGCCCAAGTAG
- a CDS encoding alpha/beta fold hydrolase produces the protein MPFVTIDGQPLHYIDQGTGPAVLLAGSYLWDQTMWAPQIAALSRQYRVIALDLWGHGESGALPENTQSLDDIARQALALLDHLDIDRVTLVGLSVGGMWGARLALSAPSRINGLVLMDTYLGVEPEPTRQYYFSLFKQIEDTGVIAPQLLDIVVPIFFRPGIDPQSALYQDFRAKLAALPPERLRESVVPMGRITFGRDDLLPRLGELNAETTLVMCGDQDKPRPPSETKEMAELMGCPYVLVPEAGHISNLENPQFVTEALLKFLAERN, from the coding sequence ATGCCCTTCGTAACGATTGACGGACAACCTCTTCACTACATCGATCAAGGCACCGGCCCTGCCGTATTGCTCGCCGGCAGCTACCTCTGGGACCAGACCATGTGGGCGCCGCAGATCGCCGCGCTGTCCCGGCAATACCGTGTCATAGCCCTGGACCTGTGGGGCCACGGTGAATCCGGCGCACTTCCCGAAAACACCCAATCGCTGGACGACATCGCCCGTCAAGCCCTGGCGCTACTCGATCATCTGGACATTGATCGGGTCACGCTGGTCGGTCTGTCGGTCGGTGGCATGTGGGGCGCTCGACTGGCGCTGTCGGCACCATCGCGGATCAACGGCCTGGTGTTGATGGACACCTACCTCGGCGTCGAGCCGGAACCGACTCGCCAATACTATTTCTCGCTGTTCAAGCAGATCGAAGACACCGGCGTCATCGCGCCGCAGTTGCTCGATATCGTGGTGCCGATCTTCTTCCGTCCGGGGATCGATCCGCAGTCGGCGCTGTATCAGGATTTTCGCGCGAAACTGGCTGCGTTACCGCCGGAGCGTCTACGTGAAAGCGTGGTGCCGATGGGGCGGATTACGTTTGGTCGGGATGATTTGTTGCCGCGTCTGGGCGAGTTGAATGCTGAAACGACGCTGGTGATGTGCGGCGATCAGGATAAACCGCGGCCGCCGTCGGAAACGAAGGAAATGGCCGAGTTGATGGGTTGCCCGTATGTGTTGGTGCCAGAGGCGGGGCATATCTCCAATCTGGAGAATCCGCAGTTTGTGACTGAGGCGTTGTTGAAGTTTTTAGCCGAGAGGAATTAG